Proteins from one Podospora pseudoanserina strain CBS 124.78 chromosome 1, whole genome shotgun sequence genomic window:
- a CDS encoding hypothetical protein (EggNog:ENOG503P2CU; COG:P), with protein MVGASRVKQCKWLWLAPQRTSHIEFPPRLVDMIFASGINPLLELQRLGSSKLQGTSQSRRPQFACLRPPCSTTTTTETAGQAQSVTMSTTPGNTYTISKQIKTEYPLIDNDPHFKRVIRYARPSDYVHGIVAAAAGPSLLYAMERFAPSYVGKGGVAQTMRLGGAMGLCGGFIYFYQRSILRFYGMSENAREVQMDMREMVDKVKRGEPIYGESQLTPAMQGVAARQSRYSALFMAVLPWFNFVNHSQHGVDTAKYYRQAERELEAERLAREGGNPSQ; from the exons ATGGTTGGCGCGTCGCGCGTCAAACAGTGTAAGTGGTTGTGGCTTGCCCCGCAGCGCACAAGCCACATTGAATTCCCGCCAAGACTTGTTGACATGATATTTGCCTCAGGCATCAATCCACTGCTGGAGCTTCAACGGCTTGGGTCCAGCAAGCTTCAAGGAACGAGCCAGTCCAGACGACCTCAATTCGCTTGCCTGCGCCCGCCCtgctcgacgacgacgacgacggaaaCCGCCGGCCAGGCCCAGTCAGTCACAATGTCGACCACTCCCGGAAACACGTATACCATCAGCAAGCAGATCAAGACTGAGTACCCA CTCATCGATAATGATCC GCACTTCAAGCGTGTAATTCGGTACGCCCGGCCGTCCGATTACGTCCACGGCATcgtcgctgccgccgccggccccAGTCTTCTCTACGCCATGGAGAGATTTGCTCCCTCATATGTCGGAAAGGGTGGTGTCGCCCAGACCATGCGGTTGGGCGGTGCCAtggggttgtgtggtggtttCATCTACTTTTACCAGCGGTCTATTC TGCGCTTCTACGGTATGAGCGAAAACGCCCGGGAAGTCCAGATGGACATGCGCGAGATGgtcgacaaggtcaagcGCGGCGAGCCTATCTACGGCGAAAGTCAGCTTACTCCCGCCATGCAGGGTGTTGCCGCCCGCCAGTCTAGATATTCCGCTCTCTTCATGGCTGTGCTCCCCTGGTTCAACTTTGTCAACCACAGCCAGCACGGTGTTGACACCGCCAAGTATTACAGACAAGCcgagagggagctggaggctgaGCGTCTTGCGCGGGAGGGTGGGAACCCTAGCCAgtaa
- the SKI2 gene encoding Antiviral helicase ski2 (EggNog:ENOG503NUCU; COG:A) — protein MKLRPCCLPGWRRPCLGTTSHLELGRKYHLIFASSGRDHHTTITAEMATDLQDAIQRLHLEDNSTFDAIDDILDHKVVKPPKKQDPDELRAELERKFLSPSTTFSDEWLDKLQQRWDTPIDYSLLFSIAPSQTRTVTRFVRHGLEGRVTGYRNVTVPASHATAKNSTSMTRKPASRSEFVRGGAGFFPFAPGGLEGIESTAALEDQLRASAAIEEADSRKKLERVIKLGSGGLLEVAPGVSRGIDFTKRRKVADEEAEKQAKEVEQVLDQEPEAAPDQEDEDADKAPTNGASDESEEEEDLEDIDSILPVEFPALEPHGKLAASSARKAGREWAHMVDINRPMPNFRELVPDPAREWPFELDNFQKEAVYHLENGDSVFVAAHTSAGKTVVAEYAIALAAKHMTKAIYTSPIKALSNQKFRDFRQTFDEVGILTGDVQINPEASCLIMTTEILRSMLYRGADIIRDVEFVIFDEVHYVNDFERGVVWEEVIIMLPEHVSLILLSATVPNTHEFASWVGRTKQKDIYVISTPKRPVPLEHYLWANKNIYKIVDSEKRFVEKGWKDANAAMQGKDKPPKAIEAAPARGGGNQRGGGRGGQQRGGNQQRGGGRGGGQQQRGRGGPPRASHNPGHMGRTGRPGGFTSAAQDKNLWVHLVQFLKKQTLLPACIFVFSKKRCEENADALSNQDFCTAQEKSAIHMTIEKSIARLKPEDRTLPQIVRLRELLSRGIAVHHGGLLPIVKELVEILFAQTLVKVLFATETFAMGLNLPTRTVVFSGYRKHDGHSFRNLLPGEYTQMAGRAGRRGLDTVGSVIIVPPGGDEAPPVTDLRQMILGEPSKLRSQFRLTYNMILNLLRVEALKIEEMIKRSFSEHATQQLLPEHEKAVKLSEADLAKVKRDSCQICDVHMDDCHQAGEDFKQLTEELYRALLNIPIGRKMFTPGRLIVWMKEGVRTPGLLLAEGASTKSSATVPMLHVLEIRTNREIRNDTDLLPFVPNLRKYYTSLPQAKKHIGTKTLHVPLSDLVCLTKYVTKGILPDIFGSGEGYQKAKDKLQTICRTWASDHWDEMDLGRIKSLAIHDIINKRHEAEVKLTKSAAPLCTFFLKHYAMCHDQWLIKTNIDQLRQALSNQNLQLLPDYEQRIQVLKDLRFIDEETRIQLKGKVACEIHSGDELVLTELILENVLADYEPAEIAALLSAFVFQEKTESIPKLTHNLEKGMKTIVELSEKVNAVQTLHQVIQTSEESNDFVSKPRFGLMEVVYEWAKGVSFKNITNLTDVLEGTIVRTISRLDETCREVKNAARIIGDPELYQKMTVAQELIRRDITAVASLYM, from the coding sequence ATGAAGCTGCGACCTTGCTGTCTTCCAGGCTGGCGTCGTCCATGTTTGGGCACAACATCACACCTTGAACTCGGTCGAAAATATCACTTGATTTTTGCAAGCAGTGGACGAGACCATCACACTACCATTACCGCCGAAATGGCGACCGATCTCCAAGATGCCATACAACGGCTTCACCTGGAGGACAATTCCACATTCGATGCAATTGACGACATCCTTGACCACAAGGTAGTTAAGCCGCCCAAGAAGCAAGACCCTGATGAGCTGCGCGCCGAACTCGAGCGGAAATTCCTGTCGCCATCGACCACATTCTCGGACGAGTGGCTCGACAAACTTCAGCAACGATGGGACACCCCGATTGACTACTCCCTGCTCTTCAGCATTGCGCCCAGCCAGACCCGCACCGTCACCCGCTTCGTGCGTCATGGGCTTGAGGGTCGGGTCACAGGCTACAGAAATGTCACTGTTCCGGCTTCACATGCCACGGCGAAGAACAGCACGTCCATGACTAGGAAACCCGCCAGCAGATCTGAATTTGTCCGGGGTGGCGCCGGGTTCTTCCCTTTCGCTCCTGGTGGTTTGGAGGGTATCGAGTCAACAGCTGCGTTGGAGGATCAGCTGCGGGCTTCGGCTGCCATTGAGGAAGCTGACAGCAGGAAGAAACTAGAACGTGTTATCAAGCTTGGATCCGGTGGTCTGCTTGAGGTTGCTCCGGGTGTCTCCAGGGGTATCGACTTTACGAAAAGGAGAAAGGTTGCGGATGAAGAGGCGGAAAAACAGGCGAAGGAAGTCGAACAGGTCTTGGATCAGGAGCCCGAGGCAGCTCCTGAtcaagaggatgaggacgccGACAAAGCCCCAACGAATGGTGCTTCTGACGagagcgaggaagaggaggacctCGAGGATATCGACTCCATTCTTCCAGTGGAGTTCCCAGCTTTGGAACCCCATGGCAAACTTGCAGCATCCAGCGCTAGAAAGGCAGGCCGCGAATGGGCGCACATGGTGGATATCAACAGACCAATGCCCAATTTCCGGGAGCTGGTGCCAGATCCAGCCAGAGAATGGCCATTCGAACTTGACAACTTCCAAAAGGAAGCCGTCTATCATCTTGAAAATGGCGACTCGGTGTTCGTCGCAGCCCATACTTCTGCAGGTAAGACAGTGGTGGCTGAATACGCCATTGCTCTTGCGGCAAAACACATGACGAAGGCTATTTACACATCCCCGATCAAGGCGCTCAGCAACCAAAAGTTCCGCGACTTCAGACAGACGTTCGACGAGGTTGGTATCCTGACTGGTGATGTTCAGATCAACCCGGAGGCCAGCTGTCTCATCATGACTACGGAGATTCTGCGCAGTATGCTTTACCGTGGAGCCGATATCATCCGCGATGTCGAGTTCGTCATCTTCGACGAGGTCCACTATGTAAACGACTTTGAGCGTGGTGTTGTCTGGGAAGAGGTCATCATTATGCTACCAGAGCATGTGTCCTTGATTCTTCTTTCTGCTACCGTCCCCAACACTCATGAGTTCGCCTCGTGGGTAGGACGCACAAAGCAGAAGGATATTTACGTCATTTCTACGCCGAAGAGACCTGTGCCGTTAGAGCACTATCTCTGGGCCAACAAAAACATCTACAAGATCGTCGACTCTGAGAAGAGGTTCGTcgagaaggggtggaaggatGCGAATGCGGCTATGCAGGGCAAGGACAAGCCACCAAAGGCCATCGAGGCCGCACCAGCTCGGGGTGGTGGCAACcagagaggtggtggccgtGGAGGCCAGCAAAGAGGGGGCAATCAGCAACGTGGCGGCGGTCGGGGTGGCGGACAACAGCAgcgtgggagaggtggaccACCACGCGCGAGCCACAATCCCGGACATATGGGCCGGACAGGCCGACCAGGAGGGTTTACATCTGCTGCTCAGGACAAGAACTTGTGGGTTCACCTTGTCCAGTTCCTCAAGAAGCAGACTCTTCTTCCGGCCTGTATCTTCGTCTTTTCCAAGAAGAGATGTGAGGAGAATGCAGATGCTCTGAGCAACCAGGACTTCTGCACCGCTCAAGAAAAGAGTGCGATTCATATGACGATTGAGAAGTCGATTGCTCGTTTGAAGCCCGAGGACAGAACTCTGCCCCAGATTGTGCGCCTTCGAGAGCTGCTCTCGCGAGGTATCGCAGTCCATCATGGTGGTTTGCTCCCTATCGTCAAGGAGTTGGTGGAAATTCTTTTCGCCCAGACTCTGGTCAAGGTTCTTTTCGCGACTGAGACCTTCGCCATGGGCCTGAACTTGCCCACGAGAACAGTTGTCTTCTCGGGATACCGCAAGCATGACGGCCATTCTTTCCGCAATCTCCTTCCTGGTGAATACACACAGATGGCTGGTCGGGCCGGTAGACGCGGTCTCGATACTGTCGGTTCCGTCATCATTGTGCCTCCTGGTGGCGATGAAGCCCCCCCTGTCACTGATCTCCGGCAAATGATTCTCGGAGAGCCTAGCAAGCTCCGGTCTCAATTCCGCCTGACCTACAATATGATCTTGAACCTACTACGCGTCGAAGCTCTGAAGATCGAGGAAATGATTAAGCGTAGTTTCTCAGAACACGCCACTCAACAGCTCTTACCCGAGCACGAGAAGGCGGTCAAACTATCCGAGGCAGATTTGGCAAAGGTCAAGAGGGATTCTTGTCAGATTTGTGACGTTCATATGGACGACTGTCACCAGGCGGGTGAGGACTTCAAACAGTTGACAGAGGAGCTGTATCGCGCGTTGCTGAACATTCCGATTGGCCGGAAGATGTTTACACCTGGTCGTCTCATCGTCTGGATGAAGGAAGGTGTCCGTACTCCTGGTTTGTTGCTCGCTGAAGGCGCCAGCACCAAAAGCAGCGCGACGGTTCCAATGTTGCATGTTCTCGAAATTAGGACGAATCGAGAAATTCGCAATGACACGGACTTGCTGCCCTTTGTGCCCAATCTACGCAAGTACTACACGTCACTCccccaggccaagaagcatATCGGGACCAAGACATTGCACGTCCCCCTGAGTGACTTGGTATGCTTGACAAAGTATGTCACTAAGGGCATCCTGCCAGACATCTTTGGCAGCGGCGAAGGCTACCAAAAAGCCAAGGACAAGCTTCAAACCATCTGCCGCACCTGGGCCTCTGATCActgggatgagatggatcTGGGTCGCATCAAGAGCCTGGCTATTCACGACATCATTAACAAGCGCCATGAGGCGGAGGTCAAGCTCACAAAATCCGCCGCTCCGCTTTGCACGTTCTTCTTGAAGCACTATGCCATGTGCCACGATCAGTGGCTCATCAAGACCAACATCGACCAACTCCGCCAGGCCCTCTCCAACCAAAAcctgcagctcctccccgACTACGAGCAGCGTATCCAGGTTCTCAAGGACCTTCGCTTCATTGACGAAGAAACCCGGATCCAGCTCAAGGGCAAGGTAGCCTGTGAGATTCACTCTGGCGACGAGCTTGTCCTTACCGAGCTCATCCTCGAGAACGTCCTCGCCGACTACGAGCCCGCCGAAATCGCCGCTCTGCTCTCGGCGTTTGTCTTTCAGGAGAAGACAGAGTCCATCCCAAAGCTGACGCACAACCTAGAGAAGGGCATGAAGACTATTGTCGAGCTCTCCGAAAAGGTCAATGCGGTGCAGACTCTCCACCAGGTTATCCAGACATCAGAGGAGTCCAACGACTTTGTCAGCAAGCCTAGGTttgggttgatggaggtggtgtatGAGTGGGCTAAGGGTGTCAGCTTCAAGAATATCACGAATCTGACGGATGTGTTGGAGGGAACGATTGTGCGGACGATTTCCCGGTTGGATGAGACGTGCAGGGAGGTGAAGAATGCGGCTAGGATTATCGGTGATCCCGAGTTGTATCAGAAGATGACGGTGGCGCAGGAGTTGATCAGGAGGGATATTACTGCTGTGGCTAGTCTTTACATGTAA
- a CDS encoding hypothetical protein (CAZy:AA9; COG:O; EggNog:ENOG503PG12) — translation MKSTFFAALTALAAKEVAAHATFQQLWVDGTDYGSSCARLPPSNSPVTNVGGRDFVCNAGTRGVAGKCPVRAGGTVTVEMHQQTGDRSCSQEAIGGAHYGPVQVYLSKVPDASTADGTSTGWFKILSNSWSKKAGGRVGDDDNWGSKDLNACCGKMDVKIPADIPSGDYLLRAESLALHAAGPSGGGQFYMTCYQITVSGGGNASPATVRLPGAYGASEGQVNIHAALTSYTAPGPAVYSGGETRTPGGACTGCASTCKVGSSPSAIAPGGGGSSPATGGGSNAGGGNSGCSVAMYGQCGGNGYTGCTNCAVSCYE, via the exons ATGAAGTCGACATTCTTTGCTGCCTTGACGGCTCTGGCCGCCAAAGAGGTTGCTGCCCATGCCACCTTCCAGCAACTCTGGGTTGACGGTACCGATTAT GGCTCCTCCTGCGCTcgtctccccccttccaactCGCCCGTCACCAACGTCGGAGGCCGTGACTTTGTGTGCAATGCCGGTACTCGTGGCGTCGCTGGCAAGTGCCCTGTTCGCGCCGGCGGCACCGTGACTGTTGAGATGCACCAG CAAACTGGTGACCGGTCCTGCTCTCAAGAAGCCATCGGCGGCGCCCACTACGGCCCCGTCCAGGTCTACCTCTCCAAGGTCCCAgacgcctccaccgccgacggcacctccaccggcTGGTTCAAGATCCTTTCCAACTCGTGGTCCAAAAAGGCTGGCGGCCgcgttggtgacgatgacaACTGGGGCAGCAAGGACCTCAACGCCTGCTGCGGCAAGATGGACGTCAAGATCCCCGCTGACATCCCCTCGGGCGACTATCTCCTCCGTGCCGAATCGCTAGCTCTCCACGCTGCTGGTCCAAGCGGTGGCGGTCAGTTTTACATGACCTGCTACCAGATCACCGTCTCCGGTGGTGGCAACGCTAGCCCCGCGACGGTGAGGCTCCCCGGTGCCTATGGTGCCAGTGAAGGGCAGGTGAACATCCACGCTGCGCTTACTTCTTACACCGCCCCTGGACCGGCGGTTTATTCTGGTGGTGAGACTAGAACTCCTGGTGGGGCTTGCACTGGGTGTGCGTCAACCTGCAAGGTtggctcttctccttccgcGATTGCTCCAGGAGGCGGTGGTTCTTCTCCTGCTACTGGCGGTGGTAGTAAtgctggcggcggcaacTCCGGTTGCAGTGTTGCCATGTATGGGCAGTGTGGCGGTAACGGGTATACTGGATGCACGAACTGCGCTGTAAGTTGTTATGAGTGA
- the DID2 gene encoding Vacuolar-sorting protein SNF7 (BUSCO:EOG092656CM; EggNog:ENOG503PDU9; COG:U) → MANRQLARDMQTEFQARFNAKQARREAQKAAKQDNELKKQIQNLLKKGETAQAAQKARMLLAKQAIAAQMDQAADMAELSLAQIQANNAMNRMTHMMAQSSRTMQRAQRQANPEKTLLTLEQFRSQNEEYAMSNGIYQDAMTQNTSVQVSDDAVHELLGKLADDAGLELNQELAKASASKVDPVKEPAQAVEPTAEEEDALQQRLRALRA, encoded by the exons ATGGCAAATCGACAACTCGCTCGGGATATGCAAACCGAGTTTCAGGCGCGA TTCAACGCCAAGCAAGCCCGCCGCGAAGCCCAAAAGGCGGCCAAACAAGACAACGAGCTAAAGAAGCAAATCCAAAAC CTCCTCAAAAAAGGCGAAACCGCCCAAGCCGCCCAAAAAGCCCGCATGCTCCTTGCCAAACAAGCCATCGCCGCCCAAATGGACCAAGCCGCCGACATGGCCGagctctccctcgcccagaTCCAGGCCAACAACGCAATGAACCGCATGACGCACATGATGGCCCAGTCCTCCCGCACGATGCAGCGCGCCCAGCGCCAGGCCAACCCCGAAAAGACGCTCCTGACCCTCGAGCAGTTCCGCAGCCAGAACGAAGAGTACGCCATGTCCAATGGGATTTATCAGGACGCCATGACGCAGAACACTTCGGTGCAGGTCAGCGATGATGCTGTGCATGAGCTGTTGGGCAAGTTGGCGGATGATGCGGGCTTGGAGTTGAACCAGGAGCTGGCAAAAGCGAGTGCGAGCAAGGTTGATCCGGTGAAGGAGCCGGCGCAGGCTGTGGAGccgacggcggaggaggaggatgcgctGCAGCAGAGGTTGAGGGCTTTGCGGGCATAG
- a CDS encoding hypothetical protein (COG:S; EggNog:ENOG503Q4W9), translated as MSPDSHYIYTPIDLETDAIRLIRLLRGRVDEPVRCELFETFLHQVEGVPYESLSYAWGDAPISKEIELCGKKAAVTENLYLALSCLRQPDQDRILWVDALCIDQRSHREKNHQVKQMRLVYSNAQNVHIWLGPGTDDIDLLMGLMSQLDKRATKRKNYRRNSPDAWVKEWSIFVKRDGTGETSIKTCRVNALKDMLSRPWFKRVWILQEVFSARSAVISCGFNTIPTRVFVLMPKLMGLEVDAHTQAVLDIMPGYLRQRSWWKDAPDLCSLLGRFGASKATDPRDNIYALIGIASDASADGILQPDYNMSLHRVIENTILYLKYRQIPSIPGPEPSTKWDLKHLLNQLDQIPSQAFQWAIRQGNQAAAAEVVARPSFHVNAWHTSRGPPLVFLADKPGYESLFSCLLALPHCNTNVKDCHGDTALNIIALQGHLEMAKLLLNCNDVNVNHKGRGGQTPLGSALMYGHHLIVDMLLARPDIDINLPSGLNGIPFTPLYIACKDNKSTYVNKLLDRGAELETPCNENASTALWVACNQGHQPIAKTLVSRGAKIDAKDASGRTPLWMAAVANHPYCVRMLLDEKADYGPGASSENRTVLWKAASMGHGNAVKALTMYFQQKGVVHEVLQQERDSENQTSALWIAARNGHTSVAQQLIGFGMDINSSGHYGQTALWIAARHGHAETVLMLLREGADREVLDVYNGLTAREAAEEFWQERVVDVFRTEEGWEKARVVSKLAF; from the coding sequence ATGTCGCCGGATTCTCACTACATATACACACCTATCGACCTCGAAACCGATGCAATTCGTCTCATACGTCTTCTCAGAGGCCGCGTGGACGAACCGGTTCGATGTGAACTGTTTGAGACCTTTCTCCACCAGGTTGAGGGTGTCCCTTACGAGTCTCTCTCCTATGCGTGGGGTGATGCGCCGATATCAAAGGAAATTGAACTATGCGGGAAGAAGGCTGCGGTGACAGAAAATCTCTACTTGGCCTTGAGTTGTCTGAGGCAGCCAGACCAGGATCGAATCCTATGGGTTGACGCCCTGTGTATCGACCAAAGGAGCCATCGAGAAAAGAACCACCAGGTGAAGCAAATGAGGCTGGTTTATTCCAACGCCCAGAATGTGCACATATGGCTTGGGCCAGGTACGGACGACATCGATCTTCTCATGGGTTTGATGAGCCAGTTGGACAAGCGAGCAACTAAAAGGAAGAACTATCGAAGGAATTCGCCAGATGCTTGGGTTAAGGAGTGGTCAATATTCGTGAAGAGAGACGGAACGGGCGAGACCAGCATCAAAACATGCCGGGTCAATGCTTTGAAAGATATGTTAAGCCGGCCATGGTTCAAGAGGGTATGGATCCTCCAAGAGGTTTTCAGCGCCAGGAGCGCTGTTATCAGCTGTGGTTTCAACACCATTCCGACACGGGTGTTTGTTCTCATGCCCAAGCTAATGGGGTTAGAAGTTGACGCGCACACCCAAGCTGTCTTGGATATCATGCCCGGATACCTGCGGCAAAGGTCATGGTGGAAAGACGCACCGGATCTGTGTTCACTCCTGGGGCGGTTCGGTGCAAGCAAGGCCACCGATCCACGCGATAATATCTATGCGCTGATCGGGATAGCGTCGGATGCAAGTGCTGATGGGATACTGCAGCCAGACTACAACATGTCCCTGCACCGAGTGATTGAAAACACGATTTTGTATCTGAAATATCGGCAAATACCGAGCATCCCAGGCCCTGAGCCGTCTACGAAGTGGGACTTGAAGCATCTACTAAATCAACTGGACCAGATCCCCAGTCAGGCCTTTCAATGGGCAATCAGACAAGGAAACCAAGCAGCGGCGGCAGAAGTCGTCGCCAGGCCAAGCTTCCACGTCAACGCCTGGCACACCTCTCGAGGACCACCGTTGGTCTTCCTAGCCGACAAACCAGGCTACGAGtccctcttctcttgcctcctcgcccttcCTCACTGCAACACCAACGTGAAGGATTGCCACGGTGACACGGCGctcaacatcatcgccctccaGGGCCACCTCGAAAtggccaagctcctcctcaactgcAACGACGTCAACGTCAACCACAAAGGCCGCGGAGGGCAAACTCCCCTCGGCTCCGCCCTCATGTACGGACACCATCTCATCGTCGACATGCTCCTCGCCCGGCCCGACAtcgacatcaacctcccctccggcCTCAACGGCATCCCCTTTACCCCTCTGTACATAGCCTGCAAAGACAACAAATCCACCTATGTGaacaagctcctcgaccGGGGCGCCGAACTGGAGACTCCCTGCAACGAAAACGCTTCTACCGCCCTGTGGGTAGCCTGCAACCAGGGACACCAACCCATCGCCAAAACCCTCGTCTCCCGCGGCGCCAAAATCGACGCAAAGGACGCGTCAGGACGGACACCGCTCTGGATGGCGGCCGTTGCCAATCACCCCTACTGCGTGAGGATGCTTCTCGATGAAAAGGCCGACTACGGGCCCGGGGCATCAAGCGAGAATAGAACCGTGCTATGGAAGGCAGCATCGATGGGGCACGGCAACGCCGTCAAGGCGCTGACGATGTATTTCCAGCAAAAGGGGGTTGTGCACGAAGTCTTGCAGCAGGAGAGGGACTCCGAGAACCAGACTAGTGCGCTCTGGATCGCGGCGAGGAACGGGCACACGAGCGTGGCGCAGCAGCTgattgggtttgggatggatATCAATTCTTCGGGACACTATGGGCAGACGGCGCTGTGGATTGCTGCCAGGCATGGACACGCAGAGAcggtgctgatgctgctcagggagggggcggatagggaggtgctggatgtGTATAATGGGttgacggcgagggaggcaGCGGAGGAGTTTTggcaggagagggtggtggatgtgtttCGGACGGAGGAAgggtgggagaaggcgagggtggtgagcaaGTTGGCTTTTTAA
- a CDS encoding hypothetical protein (EggNog:ENOG503Q3DM; COG:S), with protein MSNYNMSAMRKHNVTTFPRPPVVDRVQRHIQIKWHGQLIADCPPGEAYWCLETHHAPTYFIPPSRVRLPLSTTPRTSFDEFRGPITYYAMMSPINAADTVSNRIWSFNEPPKDFEAIKGYLAFFAGPWECYVDGERAQSPPQDFYGGWVTSDIEGINKAPHPWGVPPPWGHEQF; from the exons ATGAGTAACTACAACATGTCGGCGATGCGGAAACACAACGTCACGACATTTCCGCGTCCCCCCGTGGTGGACCGAGTCCAGAGACACATCCAGATCAAGTGGCATGGCCAACTTATAGCCGATTGCCCGCCCGGTGAGGCTTACTGGTGTCTGGAGACCCATCACGCGCCCA CTTACTTCATCCCACCCTCCCGCGTCAGACTTCCTCTCTCGACGACTCCTCGTACCTCCTTTGACGAGTTCAGAGGTCCCATAACCTACTACGCCATGATGAGCCCCATCAACGCGGCTGACACGGTGAGCAACCGCATCTGGTCGTTCAACGAGCCTCCAAAAGATTTTGAGGCCATCAAGGGCTATCTGGCCTTCTTTGCGGGTCCTTGGGAGTGCTATGTCGACGGCGAACGCGCCCAGTCTCCCCCGCAAGACTTCTACGGCGGGTGGGTCACGAGCGATATTGAAGGCATCAACAAGGCTCCTCATCCTTGGGGCGTTCCCCCCCCCTGGGGCCACGAGCAGTTCTAG
- the CSM3 gene encoding chromosome segregation in meiosis-related protein (COG:L; EggNog:ENOG503P4EW), which yields MPAAAGPSKVTNGNKKDSGAFVDSFLEGWSDFDEEDPFGSPKGDKSKKTDDKKTDASSKKRKGTDVLGLETEVDRKKARVPRVKLDDARLLSDKGIPWLRKNAQSRLKLKGKGHEFSDAARMLSFYQEWLDELFPKASFLDALAMVEKAGHKTSLRNARMKWIDELKPRGEGEEGPNDVDPFPIYEHDKTPKDTGRIAPVFDKAKERPKTPDGDDLFGGDDIYNATPRAATKGARGEDVPDDDDLDALMAEAEANSGQPPRSIFGNGTSNSMAAAPPKPQANNIPEDDDLDALMAEAEAETLSTRPNQSTKSILGGGNSKPSAPQRKEVDDFDDDDLDALMAEVEAQPPTKAPSAPKSTEPMKVNDEEDDLDALMAEAEAEGASYKPVPETQKEAGAKKDTSFDDDEAAMAEMDGLW from the exons ATGCCCGCCGCAGCAGGTCCCAGCAAAGTCACCAATGGCAACAAAAAGGATAGCGGTGCTTTTGTCGATAGTTTTCTAGAAGGATGGAgcgactttgacgaggaagaccCGTTCGGTTCCCCGAAAGGCGACAAATCCAAGAAGACCGATGACAAGAAGACCGACGCCAGTAgtaaaaagagaaaagggacCGATGTTCTCGGGTTAGAAACAGAAGTCGACAGGAAGAAAGCTCGTGTTCCCAGAGTCAAGCTTGACGATGCCCG ACTACTATCAGACAAAGGCATCCCATGGCTCCGAAAAAACGCCCAATCCAGACTAAAGCTCAAAGGCAAAGGCCACGAATTTTCCGACGCTGCCCGAATGTTATCGTTCTACCAGGAATGGCTTGACGAACTCTTTCCCAAAGCCAGCTTCCTTGACGCATTGGCAATGGTGGAAAAGGCTGGACACAAGACATCGTTGCGGAACGCCAGGATGAAATGGATTGACGAGTTGAAACCcagaggcgagggagaggagggtccGAACGACGTAGACCCGTTTCCGATTTACGAACATGATAAGACACCAAAAGATACAGGAAGGATTGCGCCTGTATTCGATAAGGCCAAGGAACGACCGAAGACACCCGATGGGGATGATTTGTTTGGAGGCGATGACATCTACAATGCCACGCCAAGAGCTGCGACCAAGGGGGCTAGGGGTGAAGACGTTCCGGACGATGATGATTTGGATGCGCTgatggcagaggcagaggctaACTCTGGGCAGCCACCAAGAAGCATATTTGGGAACGGGACAAGTAACAGCATGGCAGcggcaccaccaaaaccacaggCGAATAACATACCAGAGGATGACGATCTGGACGCTCTGATGGCCGAGGCAGAAGCGGAAACATTGTCCACTAGACCGAACCAGTCAACCAAGAGCATACTTGGCGGTGGCAATTCCAAACCATCTGCCCCGCAAAGGAAAGAAGTGGATgactttgatgatgacgatttGGATGCGCTTAtggccgaggttgaggccCAGCCACCTACGAAGGCACCGAGCGCACCCAAGTCTACGGAGCCTATGAAGGTtaatgatgaggaggacgatcTTGACGCTCTGATGGCAgaagcagaggcagagggagcGTCTTATAAGCCTGTTCCTGAAACCCAGAAGGAGGCTGGGGCCAAAAAAGACACCAGctttgacgatgatgaggcgGCAATGGcagagatggatgggttgtgGTAA